Genomic segment of Edaphobacter bradus:
GTGCCGCGAATTCGAATACCAAAGAGGGCGATCGCAAAGCAGATCCACAGAAACGCAGCTACCACGAAACAGAATCGGAGCAGCGCAGGGGTGTGCTGTGAGTCTTGCGGACCGATCGAGGAGAGTGCAAGGGCCCCGGTCGCGCGAAGGACTAGCGGAAAGCAAAAGAGCACGGCAAGGAGAACGATCAGATTGCCGGGACCAGCGATTCCGTCCTTGAGTCGCCAGTCAAATCGGATTCCTTTCATGAACCACTCTCCGAATTCCGGAGAATTCTAGTCTGATCAGTCCAGCCCGCCTAATCACTGACCAGGTCTCGAGACGTGACACCTCGAAACAGAGACAGACGATCTCTTATTCCAGGATCGCCGGCTAACCGCGTGCTCGTTTTGACTTACAGTGACTCAACCGGGGCCGCGCCCGTCCCTGCTCCCTGTAGCTCATGCGGTTTGTTGCTCTTCGAGAGTGAGGGAGAGTTCTTCCCATTCCGCAAGTAGATTGGTGCGCTGGGTCCGTAGGTGGTCGAGTTCAGCGGCGTCCCTTTGGGATTGCTCGGCGGAGGTGAAGTTGCCCAGACGCTCTTCCACTGCGGTAATGGCGGACTCAAGGCGCGAAATCTCTTCCTCCGCGAAGCGGAGCCGGTCTTCAAGCTGCTTGAGCTTGATCGGGTTCAGCCGCTTGACGGAAGCCGCAGCTGCTTCAGGCGCAGGCGCAGGAGCCGGAACCGGCGCCGGAACCGGCACAGACGAGAGCGATTGCGTGATCTCCTCGGTGATCTTGGCTGTCATCTGATCCGGACCGCCCTGCTTGCGCCACAGGTAGTCCTCATAGTTGCCGGGGTAGATGTGCACGCGGCGGTCTTCGACCTCGAAGACGCGCGTCGCCAGGCCGTCGATGAAGTAGCGGTCGTGCGAGACGAAGAGGACCGTGCCCGTGAAGTTCTTGATGGCGTCGAGCAGCACGTCCTTGGCGCGGAGGTCGAGGTGGTTCGTCGGCTCGTCGAGCAGCAGCATGTTCGACGGCGAGACGAGCATCTTGGCCATCGCGTAGCGGTTGCGCTCGCCGCCCGAGAGCACGCCGAGCTTCTTGAAGACGTCGTCGCCGGAGAACATAAAGCAGCCAAGCAGGCTGCGCAGCTCAACCACCGGCACCTTCGGCGCGGCGGCAGCGATGTCGTCGAGCATGACGGCGTTAGGGTCGAGGACCTTGTACTGGTCCTGCGCGAAGAAGTCGACCAGCGCGTTGTGGCCCAGCCGCACAGCGCCGCTGGTGGGATCCTCCTGGCCGCTGAGCAAACGGATGAGCGTCGATTTGCCTGCGCCGTTCGCGCCGACCAGCGCTATGCGGTCGCCGCGCTCGATGGTGAAGTTGAGGTTGTCGAGGATAAGTTTTTCGCCGCCGTTGGGAGTCGGATAAACCTTCGTCAGGTTCTGCACCTCGATGACCGTGCGGCCCGAGGCAGGTGGCTGCGGAATCGTGAAGTGGATCGTCGCCTCTTCCTCGGGGACCTCGATGCGCTCGATCTTTTCCAGCTCCTTGATGCGCGACTGCACCTGCTTGGCCTTTGTGGCCTGGTAGCGGAAGCGGTTGATGAAGGCCTCGAGCGCGTCGATGCGGTCGCGCTGGTTCTTGTAGGCGGCCATCAACTGCGTGCGGCGCTCTTCCTTCTGGGTGACGTACTTCTCGTAGTTGCCGTGGTACGTGTGCATGCGCTTGTTCCAGATCTCGATCGTCTTGTTGACGGTGACATCGAGGAAGTAGCGGTCGTGCGAGATCAGGATGAAGGCGTTGGGATAGTCGTGCAGATACGTCTCGAGCCAGTTGCGTGATTCGAGATCGAGATGGTTCGTCGGCTCGTCGAGCAGAAGCAACGAGGGCTTCTGCAGCAGCAGCTTGGCAAGCGCGATACGCATCTGCCAGCCGCCGGAGAACTCTTCGGTGTTGCGGTTCCAGTCTTCCTTCGAGAAGCCGAGGCCGCCGAGCACGGCGCCCACCTGCGCATCGAGCGTATAGACGTCGTGGACATGGAGATGATCGGCGATGTCGGAGTATCGCTCAGCGGCAGCGAGGTACTCCTTGGACTTCGGGTCGGCCTCCGACAGTGTGTGGGTCAGCTCAATCGACTCTGCCTCAAGCGCATGAAGATGGTCGAAGACCGACAGGCACTCCTCAAAGACGGTACGGCCGCGCAGAGCGAGGCCGTCCTGCGGGAGGTAGCCGAGGGTCATGCCCCTGACGCGGGTGAGCTGCCCGTAGTCGAGCGACTCGACGCCGGCGAGGACCTTGAGCAGAGTGGACTTGCCGGTGCCATTCCCGCCGACAAGGCCGGTGCGCTCATCGGGCGTGATGAGCCAGTTGGCGTCTTCAAAGAGGAGTTTGGGGCCGAACCGTTTGCCGGCCGAGATGAGCTGGAGCATTCCTCTCTATTTTCGCATCGACCGCAGATATTCACGGGGAACGCAGATAAACCCCCTATGTTGAATAAGGACGCAACAAGAGCAACTCCCTAGGCACGTGAAGAAAGAGACAACGGCGAAGGGCTCTGCTACTTTCAATCAAGAGAGCTTGATGCCAGGTCAGCCACAACTCTTTCCGGATCCCTCCCCCGCCGTGTTGCCGCCACCGCAGCCGAACGGCGAGAACCCGAAGCGGATGGCGCCCGTGTGGCTTCAGCGTCTGTCGCTGTTCGTGCTGGTGCTCTTCTGCGTGTACCTGGGCGTGCTGGTGATGGTGCTGCCGTGGTGGCCGCGGGTGTGGGACCGCAACATGTTCATCCTGGCGCGGCCGTGGCTGAGCGCGATTCTGCACAACGGCGCGGTACGCGGTATCATCTCGGGTCTCGGCCTGCTGGATATCTGGATCGGCATCTCTGAGGCCGTACACTACCGCGACTATCGCGGCTAGAAGGATTGGGAGACAAGAATGACCATGGCCGAACAGACGCCCGAACACCTGGAACCCCTGGAGCCAGCCCCGCTCGCATACGAGAACATGGACTTCATCAATTCAGCCGATGGCCGCATACTGCGCATCATGGCCGAATACCAGGAGCCTATGACGCGCTTCCGCCGCGAGCGGATTCAGGACACCGTCGTCTTCTTCGGCTCGGCGCGTTTTCGCGCACTCGATGTCGCTCGCGCAGAGTTTGAGCTGCTGGAGAACACAGGCTCGACCATGCCTGCTCCAGCGGCAGAGCAACCGCCAGGACTCGAAGAGCTGGAGAGCGGCGAGGTGACCGGACAGAGGCTGCTGCGCGCCGGCGCCGCGATCGAGATGGCGGCCTACTACGAGGACGCCCGCAAGCTCGCTTTCCTGCTGGCCACGTGGGCCAAGAAGCTTCCCGGTCCTCGACAGCGCTTCGTCGTCACCTCGGGCGGTGGTCCGGGGATCATGGAAGCGGCCAACCGAGGCGCGCACGAGGCAGGAGCCAAGACGGTTGGGCTGAACATTAAATTGCCGTTTGAGCAGCAACCTAACCCGTACATCACTCCGGCGCTGAACTTCGACTTCCACTACTTCTTCATGCGCAAGTACTGGTTCGCCTACCTGGCGAAGGCGCTGATCATCTTCCCTGGTGGCTTCGGAACGCTGGACGAGATGTTCGAGGTGCTGACGCTCGTGCAGACGAGGAAGCTGGCGAAGAAGATCACAGTCGTCATCTATGGCTCGACGTACTGGAAGAGCGTGATCAACCTCGACATCCTGGCCGAGAAGGGCGCCATCGCGGTCTCGGACCTCGACCTGTTCCACTTCGCCGACACGCCAGAGGAGGCCTTCGAGATTCTGAAGAAGGGGCTGACGGAGAATCATCTTGAGTCTGAGTTTGAGCGGCGGCAGCAGCAGGCGCGGCAGAAGGAGCTCGACGCGTCACAGCCTGCGCCCAACCCCGAGGAGCTGCTGGGGCCAGACATCGCGAAGACGCGGTAGCGCCCTCGAACCGCGCACCGATATATCGTGCCAACTGCAGGGATCCGTCTTATCCATACTGATCCACGGTCGAAGTCTTTCGATGGCTCGGCTGTAACCATCTCAGTTACCACGACTTCGAAATATTGAAGCCTCATTCTTGGTGCAGTCATATGGCTTTTACAAAGGCTACCCATACTGGCCTCGCAGGTCGCCCTGCATGGAGGCCAGATGAGTCAGAGCATCTCGTACCTGTGGCGCGAGCCGGACGCCGCGAAAGGTTTTTCCGCCGGAGTCTCACTGCACAGCCATACGAACCAGTCGCAGGAGACGCTGGACTTTATCGCAGAGCTCTCGACAGACTGGGGGATTCTGCAGCCCCTGATGCGGTGGTGCGAACAGCGCAGCCATCGGCTCTCGGGCATCCGCCCCGACTACGCGCGCAGCTATTGGACTCCGCCGCTGACGCCGCGGCTGGCCTTTGACCTCGAGCGCAACCAGATCGAGAACCGGCTGCAGATGCCGGCGCTGGTCTCGCTGACCGACCACGACGACATCAATGCTCCACTGCTGCTCCGGTCGGTTCCCTCGGCGCGACACATCCCGGTCTCGCTGGAGTGGACGGTGCCGTTTCACGAGACGGCGTTCCACCTTGGCATTCACAATCTTCCCAGCGCTGCGAGCGTCGCGTGGATGGCGCGCCTGAAAGAGTTCACCGCTGCCTCTGCGGAGGAACGGACTCCCGAGCGGCTGCGCGCAATCTTCGCCGAGCTGGACGAACTTCCGAGTGTGCTGATCGTCTTCAATCATCCGCTGTGGGACCTCTACCGCGTGGGCAAGGACCGGCACGAGGTTCTGGTCAACGGGTTCCTTGCAATTTATGGGCAGTATCTCCACGCGCTTGAGTTGAACGGGCTGCGCGACTGGAAGGAGAACCGCGAGACGGCCACGCTGGCAAGCAAGTGGAACCAGCTCGTGATCAGCGGCGGCGACCGCCACGGCGTGGAGCCGAACGCCAACGTGAACCTGACGCACGCAGCCAGCTTCGCGGAGTTTGTGCATGAGGTCCGCCGCGATCGGCAGAGCCATGTGCTCTTTATGCCGCAGTACGCCGAGCCGTGGAAGCACAGGATTCTGCAGTCGACGCTGGACGCCATCCGCGACTATCCGCACTTCCCCGAGGGCTCGCGGCGCTGGGATGAGCGCGTGTACCATCCCGACGCTCGCGGAGTCATCCGGCCGCTCTCGGAGCTATGGACGACGGGACGCGCGCCGCTGTATCTGCGCGGAATCCTCAGCGGAGTTCGCCTGATGGGGGCTGCGCCGTTGTCGCGCGGTCTTCGCCTCGCCTGGTCCAATACCGGCGAGATGCGCGCGACACTTGCCAGGCAGGATGCCTGAGGCATCCTGAGCCGCCGCGGCAATTCTGTTGAGCCGCGGCGAAACGGAGGATACTCTGGAGCGGATGCGTGTGCCGCGTGTTGCCTACTTTCCGGACTCCTTCCACGAAATCAACGGCGTGGCCCACACCAGCCGCAACTTCGTCACCTATGCGCAGCGGCATGGTCTGCCGTTTCTGTGCGTGCGCGCAGGCGGGCGGGCCGATGCCTTCGAACAGTCCGGCGAACTGCGGACGCTCGAACTCGGACGCAGCCGCGCCTCCGTGCGGATGGAGAAGGACCTCGAGTTCGACGCGCTCTTCTGGCGGCACGTGGGCGCGATTCGCCGCGAGCTGAAGCGCTTTCAGCCGGACATCCTCCACATCACCGGCCCCAGCGAGCTGGGAATCTTCGGCGCATACTTCGCGTGGGAGATGAACCTTCCACTCGCCGCCTCGTGGCACACCAACGTGCACGAGTACGCTGCGCGACGGATGGCGTGGCTGACCGACCGGCTCGCAAAGCAGAGCGGCGACGCCATCGAGCGCAACATCGAGGGCGGTACCCTCTGGGCGACCTCGCGGTTCTACCGGTTGGCGAAGGTGCTCTACGCGCCGAACGAAGAGCTGTGCGCGATGCTGGAGCGCGAGACGGGAAGGCCGTGCTACCTGATGCAGCGCGGCGTCGAGACGGAGCAGTTCTCGCCTTCGCTGCGGACGCGCGCACTGACCGAGCAGACGGTTGTGCTGGGGTACGTCGGCCGGCTCTCGGTTGAGAAGAACGTCGCACTCCTGGCGAAGACAGAGCACGAGCTTGAAGCGATGGGGATCACAAACGTGCGGTTCCTGATCGTCGGACATGGCAGCGAAGAAGCCGCGATGCGCGCAACGCTGCATAAGGCTGAGTTCGCGGGAGTGCTGCGCGGCGCGGACCTCGCGCGCGCCTATGCCGATATGGACATCCTCGTCTTCCCATCGCACACCGACACCTTCGGCAACGTCGTGTTGGAGGCGCTGGCGAGCGGCGTTCCGGCGATCGTGACTCTCGACGGCGGGCCAAAGTACATCGTACGCGACGGCGTGACCGGATTCGTGAGGCCGGATGCAGGGTTCGCGGAGGCGATCGCCAGCCTGGTGCGTGACCGCGCAAGGCTGGATGCGATGCGAGCAGGCGCAAGAGAGTATGCCCTGGGCTGCAGTTGGGATGCGGTCTTCGGCCGCGTGTATGACGGCTATTGGACGGCGTTGCCCAACGCCGAGCGAACCTTCGCCGAGTCGAAGGCCTAGAAGCGAAGCTCTCCGAGATAGACCGTGAAGGGCGCAAGCGTCATGCCGTCGAGATGCATCGCTCCCATGCCGTTGTCCGAGCGCAGAAGGCTGCGCAGAAAGCTGCCGCGCAGATGCAGCCTCTGCATGTCCGCCTTCAGCGACAGCGTCACCGGCTGCGCGGAGAGATTGAAGATCACAACGACAGGCGGCGTGAGCGAAGACACCGTCTGCGGCTTGCGTACCCACACGAGGACGTCCTGGTCGTCGTGATTGAGAACAATCTGCGCGCCGGAACTGATGGCGCGGTTGGTGTGGCGCAGCGCACTCAACTGGCGATACCAATTCAGCAGTGACGCCGGATCGGCGTCTTCGAGAGCAGCATTCGGTCCGTTGGGCGAGATCGAAGGTGGTGGCGGCGGTGGCGGCTGCCCAGGCGCAGGCTTGACCTTCGGCGGCGCGTCCCAGTGGATCTCCGGAGCATCGCCTTGCGAAGGCGCGGACGCGAGACCCAGCTCCTGCCCGTAGTAGACCAGCGGCGCTGCATCGGTCGCAAACAGAATCGCGGCCAGCGTCTTCGCGATATCGATATCGTGCGTGCCGTCGCCGTAACGGCTGAAGCTGCGCGTGTAGCCGGGGCCGTCGCTGAGCACGAGCGGAATGGCGCGGCCTGCTTGCAGCAGGGCCTGCGCTGCTTCAACCCCTGGACGAACGGCGGCCGCGGTGAACTGCGGCACCGTTGCGGCGCGCGGGTCCGTGAGCAGCTCCGGCGATCCGGGGTCACGGCCCTTCTGGGAGTCGTCAGGGCCCACATCTCCCAGCAGAATGCGCTGCCCGACGACGGAGTGGATGAGCTTCTTCAGATCGGCGACCTGGTCCGGCGTGCCTCCAGGCAGATGAAAGCCGGCAACGCCGTGGTTGAGCCAGAGGCGCGCGACGGCAGGCAGATCGGGCGCGTGCGGGTCGAGCTCGAGCAGCACGCGGATGTCGCGGCTGCTGGCCTGGTGGATGAGATCGTCCAGATCGTCCATCGTGCCCAGCGCCGGGTCAATGGCGCCGGAGGTGTTCGTCAACAGGATCGCATCGACGCCCAGCGCGTGCAGGTAGTTGAGCCGCGGAGGGATGCCGCGCAGGCCTTCGGCCGAAAAGCTGCGCGGGTCGAGCTGATAGACGACAGCGCGCTTCCACCACGGCTCGGCGTTCAAGCCGGAGCCCGCCCAGCCGGGGCGAGCGAGCGTCTGGGCCGAGGCGGCGGTAGCGAGGGCAGCGATGGCGAGCAGGGCAAAGCGCCGAAGTTTCGACATGGATGAGATCATCGCACTCGATATTTTTGATGCTAACGGATTCTGCGTGAGAGAGGCGCGCACGATGAGGGCGAAGCAGCCTGTACTATTTTTGAGGGTGATCCTTTCACGACTTTCTGACCACCTTCTGATCTTCAAGGACTTGAGATGAATATAAAGCGCTGGACTGCTTTGATGACCGGGGCTGCTCTGCTTGCGGCGCAGCCCGTGTTTGCCCAGATGGGCGCTCCCGGAGAGCGACCCGCCACGATGCCTGCCGAGGCCGGGCCGCTGGCTGCGAAGTACAAGGCGGATGCGGACAGGATTCTTGCCGCCGCCGCGAACGACGACGACGGCTACGCCGCGCTGACCTACCTCTGCGACCACATCGGCAAGCGCGTGAGCGGAAGCCCGCAGCTCAACACCGCCGTGGAGTGGGGAACCGAGCTGATGCGCAAGGCCGGACTGCAAAATGTGCGCGTGCAGCCGGTGATGGTTCCGCACTGGGTCCGCGGCGAAGAGTCCGGCGCTCTGCTCTACAAGGGCGAGGCCGGGCCGATCACCAGGCCGCTGCACATGCTGGGACTCGGCATGAGCGTGGGAACGCCGAAGCAAGGCATCACCGCGCCGGTGGTCTTCGTGCACGACTTCGCTGAGTTGGACGCGCTGCCGGACGCACAGGTGAAGGGCAAGGTCGTCGTCTTCAACCCGGGTTGGCACGGCTACGGCGTCAACTCGGT
This window contains:
- a CDS encoding ABC-F family ATP-binding cassette domain-containing protein, coding for MLQLISAGKRFGPKLLFEDANWLITPDERTGLVGGNGTGKSTLLKVLAGVESLDYGQLTRVRGMTLGYLPQDGLALRGRTVFEECLSVFDHLHALEAESIELTHTLSEADPKSKEYLAAAERYSDIADHLHVHDVYTLDAQVGAVLGGLGFSKEDWNRNTEEFSGGWQMRIALAKLLLQKPSLLLLDEPTNHLDLESRNWLETYLHDYPNAFILISHDRYFLDVTVNKTIEIWNKRMHTYHGNYEKYVTQKEERRTQLMAAYKNQRDRIDALEAFINRFRYQATKAKQVQSRIKELEKIERIEVPEEEATIHFTIPQPPASGRTVIEVQNLTKVYPTPNGGEKLILDNLNFTIERGDRIALVGANGAGKSTLIRLLSGQEDPTSGAVRLGHNALVDFFAQDQYKVLDPNAVMLDDIAAAAPKVPVVELRSLLGCFMFSGDDVFKKLGVLSGGERNRYAMAKMLVSPSNMLLLDEPTNHLDLRAKDVLLDAIKNFTGTVLFVSHDRYFIDGLATRVFEVEDRRVHIYPGNYEDYLWRKQGGPDQMTAKITEEITQSLSSVPVPAPVPAPAPAPEAAAASVKRLNPIKLKQLEDRLRFAEEEISRLESAITAVEERLGNFTSAEQSQRDAAELDHLRTQRTNLLAEWEELSLTLEEQQTA
- a CDS encoding LOG family protein is translated as MAEQTPEHLEPLEPAPLAYENMDFINSADGRILRIMAEYQEPMTRFRRERIQDTVVFFGSARFRALDVARAEFELLENTGSTMPAPAAEQPPGLEELESGEVTGQRLLRAGAAIEMAAYYEDARKLAFLLATWAKKLPGPRQRFVVTSGGGPGIMEAANRGAHEAGAKTVGLNIKLPFEQQPNPYITPALNFDFHYFFMRKYWFAYLAKALIIFPGGFGTLDEMFEVLTLVQTRKLAKKITVVIYGSTYWKSVINLDILAEKGAIAVSDLDLFHFADTPEEAFEILKKGLTENHLESEFERRQQQARQKELDASQPAPNPEELLGPDIAKTR
- a CDS encoding glycosyltransferase, encoding MRVPRVAYFPDSFHEINGVAHTSRNFVTYAQRHGLPFLCVRAGGRADAFEQSGELRTLELGRSRASVRMEKDLEFDALFWRHVGAIRRELKRFQPDILHITGPSELGIFGAYFAWEMNLPLAASWHTNVHEYAARRMAWLTDRLAKQSGDAIERNIEGGTLWATSRFYRLAKVLYAPNEELCAMLERETGRPCYLMQRGVETEQFSPSLRTRALTEQTVVLGYVGRLSVEKNVALLAKTEHELEAMGITNVRFLIVGHGSEEAAMRATLHKAEFAGVLRGADLARAYADMDILVFPSHTDTFGNVVLEALASGVPAIVTLDGGPKYIVRDGVTGFVRPDAGFAEAIASLVRDRARLDAMRAGAREYALGCSWDAVFGRVYDGYWTALPNAERTFAESKA
- a CDS encoding alpha-amylase family protein, which encodes MSKLRRFALLAIAALATAASAQTLARPGWAGSGLNAEPWWKRAVVYQLDPRSFSAEGLRGIPPRLNYLHALGVDAILLTNTSGAIDPALGTMDDLDDLIHQASSRDIRVLLELDPHAPDLPAVARLWLNHGVAGFHLPGGTPDQVADLKKLIHSVVGQRILLGDVGPDDSQKGRDPGSPELLTDPRAATVPQFTAAAVRPGVEAAQALLQAGRAIPLVLSDGPGYTRSFSRYGDGTHDIDIAKTLAAILFATDAAPLVYYGQELGLASAPSQGDAPEIHWDAPPKVKPAPGQPPPPPPPSISPNGPNAALEDADPASLLNWYRQLSALRHTNRAISSGAQIVLNHDDQDVLVWVRKPQTVSSLTPPVVVIFNLSAQPVTLSLKADMQRLHLRGSFLRSLLRSDNGMGAMHLDGMTLAPFTVYLGELRF